Proteins encoded within one genomic window of Formosa agariphila KMM 3901:
- a CDS encoding replication-associated recombination protein A: MNAPLAERLRPETLDDYISQTHLVGPQGPLRIQLKQGLISSMIFWGPPGTGKTTLANIVATQSGRPFYTLSAINSGVKDIREVIDKAKQSGGLFTTKNPILFIDEIHRFSKSQQDSLLQAVEKGWVTLIGATTENPSFEVIPALLSRCQVYILKAFEKTDLEQLLHRAIATDKALAEKNIKLEETAALLRLSGGDGRKLLNIFELLVNTFEGDDIVITDDIVLAKIQNNTARYDKTGEQHYDIISAFIKSIRGSDPNAAVYYLARMIEGGEDVKFIARRLLILASEDIGNANPTALVIANNTFQAVSAIGYPESRITLSQCTTYLACSPKSNSAYEAIGKAQQLVRATGDLSVPLGIRNAPTKLMKELGYGEDYKYAHSYANNFAEQEFLPDEIKNTKLYEPGANAREQSDRNFLKQRWKTKYGY; encoded by the coding sequence ATGAACGCACCTTTAGCAGAACGATTACGTCCAGAAACTTTAGACGATTATATCAGTCAAACACATCTTGTTGGTCCACAAGGCCCATTGCGTATACAATTAAAACAAGGCTTAATTTCCTCGATGATTTTTTGGGGACCTCCAGGAACTGGAAAAACCACTTTAGCCAATATAGTTGCCACACAATCTGGAAGGCCATTTTACACATTAAGTGCCATAAATTCTGGAGTAAAAGATATTCGTGAAGTTATAGACAAAGCAAAACAAAGCGGAGGTTTATTCACAACTAAAAATCCTATTTTATTTATTGATGAAATTCATAGGTTTAGTAAATCGCAGCAAGATTCGTTGTTGCAAGCAGTTGAAAAAGGCTGGGTCACGTTAATTGGTGCAACCACAGAAAACCCTAGTTTTGAAGTTATACCCGCATTATTATCTCGATGTCAAGTTTATATTTTAAAAGCTTTTGAAAAAACCGATTTAGAACAGCTTTTACATCGTGCAATTGCAACAGATAAGGCTTTAGCCGAAAAAAACATAAAGCTTGAAGAAACAGCCGCATTATTACGCCTTTCTGGAGGTGATGGACGAAAACTCCTAAATATTTTCGAGTTATTAGTGAATACCTTTGAAGGTGACGATATTGTGATTACAGATGATATTGTACTTGCAAAAATTCAGAATAACACTGCACGCTACGATAAAACTGGCGAACAACATTACGACATTATTTCTGCTTTTATAAAATCTATCCGCGGAAGCGATCCAAATGCTGCCGTGTATTATTTAGCACGTATGATTGAAGGTGGTGAAGATGTAAAATTTATTGCACGCCGACTTCTAATATTGGCTAGTGAAGATATCGGGAATGCCAATCCTACAGCGTTAGTAATTGCCAACAATACCTTTCAGGCCGTTTCGGCAATTGGCTATCCAGAATCGAGAATAACTTTAAGTCAATGCACGACCTATTTAGCATGTTCTCCTAAAAGTAATTCGGCCTACGAAGCTATTGGAAAAGCACAACAATTAGTACGTGCTACAGGAGATTTATCTGTGCCGTTAGGGATTAGAAATGCACCTACAAAACTTATGAAAGAATTAGGGTACGGTGAAGATTATAAATACGCACACAGTTATGCTAATAATTTTGCAGAACAAGAGTTCTTACCAGACGAAATAAAAAACACC
- a CDS encoding rhomboid family intramembrane serine protease, translating to MKQHDHFKFSNGVIAYPLVFILILWYVFWFEIETNIFFNKHGIYPRTLEGLQGVVFSPFIHSGISHLYHNTIPLFVLSVALFYFYRPIAWKVLGYGILMSGFLTWCIARPSYHIGASGLIYVLVSFIFFKGVFAKHFRLIALSLLVVFLYGSMIWYVMPMEDGISWEGHLSGLITGLFFALIFKKTIAKPEKYAWEHEDYNEAEDDFLKQFDADGNFIEQKPMEEDEIDVEEISTEDSSTSYRYIFKENKSED from the coding sequence ATGAAACAACACGACCATTTTAAATTTTCTAACGGCGTTATTGCATATCCGTTAGTCTTTATTTTAATACTGTGGTATGTGTTTTGGTTTGAAATAGAAACGAATATTTTCTTTAATAAACATGGAATTTATCCGCGTACATTAGAAGGTTTACAAGGCGTTGTTTTTAGTCCGTTTATACATTCTGGGATTTCGCATTTATACCATAATACCATTCCGTTATTTGTATTAAGTGTAGCCTTATTTTATTTCTATAGACCCATTGCGTGGAAGGTTTTAGGCTATGGTATTTTAATGTCTGGTTTTTTAACCTGGTGTATTGCTAGACCTTCTTACCATATTGGAGCTAGTGGGTTGATATATGTATTGGTAAGTTTTATCTTTTTTAAAGGCGTTTTTGCTAAACATTTTAGATTGATTGCCCTTTCGCTATTAGTGGTGTTTTTATACGGAAGTATGATTTGGTATGTCATGCCTATGGAGGACGGTATATCTTGGGAAGGTCATTTATCGGGGCTGATTACGGGGTTGTTTTTTGCTTTAATTTTTAAGAAGACAATAGCAAAACCCGAAAAATATGCTTGGGAACACGAAGATTATAATGAAGCCGAAGATGACTTTCTAAAACAGTTTGATGCCGATGGAAACTTTATAGAGCAAAAACCTATGGAGGAAGACGAAATAGACGTTGAAGAAATTTCTACTGAAGATTCGTCAACGTCATATCGTTATATATTTAAAGAAAATAAATCTGAAGATTAG